Below is a window of Zygosaccharomyces rouxii strain CBS732 chromosome C complete sequence DNA.
ATTATAACGTCGTTAAAGGAGTCTACAATTTTAATCACAGCATATTGCACGTTACTCTTCCCACTAAACTCTTTAAGAGCACCGTACACTTTAACATATTCTCCTATGTGATACTGTTGCGCCACTTGAGAGCTAtccttttcaccattacCTTCTTGACTCATTTTCATATCACTCGTATCGTCACTCCATTTTCTAACATCGATTTGGGCTGTACCATCTTCTATCGTTAGCTCCACATTGGAAGTCTTATCTGTAATGTTTCTAACAACACCAACAAAGCTTACGTGgtgtaattcttgattaTGTATGACGAAGGGTCCATCTTGTACTTGTTGTTTAGCTTCCAATATTTGCTTTATAGTAACTGGAGTAAGTGTGTTAGTACGGTAATTTGGACCTCCAGACTCACCAGAATTAGGTCTAGAATCTGAATTTACAAAACCGccaccactaccaccattcattgatgaaaattcgTTAAAAGGCTGATTAGCTGAAGAAAGCATTAGCTGTTAGTAAGCTGAGGAAAGAGGCAATCTTGATCTGAAATAAAAACATTCAAATACATACCAGACATTTCAAAGGTTATTGATGATGTATATCGAGCTCAAATGATGAACGGTTTCGTTGTTAAAGGTGGTCAGTCAAGGTTAATTCATTTTACTTTTACGTGTACGCGACTAGATACACGTTCGTGGATAAtgagttgaaaaattttggatatctcatctcatcgatCCAAGATGCCAAAGACCTCATGTAATACAAGTCGAAAAGACTTCATTGGTGTGTTTAAGCGGTTAGGTGAAGTATGGATACGATTCTGCACACTTACCTTTTACTTGCAGAGAACCCTGTGAAACTTGACGGCGAATATTTGCAAAAATATGATGCCCGAAAGCTTCGATATGGTAAAAACATCTTAGAAGGGTTACCACATCTAGTCGTACAGTCTATTTTAGAAGCCACTCCCCATTTGAATATTGCGGACAATTCCGATGAGATTCAGGTTTTAGAGGCGCTCAGAACCTTCTGTGGCCGCTTTAGCTCCAGTGAAGATGCATTACTGCTTGCAATTGCCCTTTTACAAACATTTATTCAAAATAATTATACGGGTCCATGCTTTCTAAgtgaaattaaagaaattgaaggcGCTAAGCAGAGTGTTTTGGTTAATTTGCTGTCATCTGGTGGGCAACCAG
It encodes the following:
- the RFA2 gene encoding Rfa2p (similar to uniprot|P26754 Saccharomyces cerevisiae YNL312W RFA2 Subunit of heterotrimeric Replication Factor A (RF-A), which is a highly conserved single-stranded DNA binding protein involved in DNA replication, repair, and recombination), producing the protein MSDSRPNSGESGGPNYRTNTLTPVTIKQILEAKQQVQDGPFVIHNQELHHVSFVGVVRNITDKTSNVELTIEDGTAQIDVRKWSDDTSDMKMSQEGNGEKDSSQVAQQYHIGEYVKVYGALKEFSGKSNVQYAVIKIVDSFNDVIMHHLEVIKCFSIANGKLKQPAMEEGAQQQDGKSLFIQEDERAANSENPKERVLAYCRVRCQGQDPNDFGVPIPQFVQALDLDEDTVKQCCDTLTEQGFIYPTITDTTYFPLNGF